Proteins from a genomic interval of Granulicella sp. L56:
- a CDS encoding electron transfer flavoprotein subunit alpha/FixB family protein, with product MNGVLVLMEQHGGKWNRMSFEALAAGQQLAAKLGAECSAAVIGDAADTLAPELAGKKLAKIFTVQHALLQTYTSDGYVAALEQLVKQTDPAYVLLPHTYQVRDFAPALATRFKQVLISDVIAVHDGPVFVRQLLQGKLNADYKHSGTGPCFISVQAGTFRAEAVAAGTATVEDFTPQLEASQIRNKPGEPFREAAQTVDLSAAPLIVSVGRGIGEQENISIVEELATALGAELAASRPICDNGWLPMERQVGSSGQTVSPKLYLAIGISGAIQHLVGMKGSKTVIAINKDENAPIFEVADYGVVGDLFEIVPALTKAVLAAKK from the coding sequence ATGAACGGTGTTCTCGTGCTGATGGAACAGCATGGCGGGAAGTGGAACCGCATGAGCTTCGAAGCGCTCGCAGCGGGTCAGCAACTTGCAGCAAAGCTGGGAGCGGAATGCTCCGCCGCCGTCATTGGCGACGCCGCCGATACGCTTGCCCCTGAGCTGGCCGGTAAAAAACTGGCAAAGATCTTTACCGTGCAACATGCGCTTTTGCAGACCTACACCTCCGATGGATATGTCGCTGCACTGGAGCAATTGGTGAAGCAGACAGACCCGGCTTACGTCCTGCTGCCACACACCTATCAGGTGCGCGACTTTGCCCCGGCACTGGCAACGCGGTTCAAACAGGTGCTCATCAGCGACGTCATCGCCGTTCATGACGGCCCGGTCTTCGTGCGCCAGTTACTACAGGGCAAGTTAAACGCAGACTACAAGCACTCCGGCACAGGACCATGCTTCATTTCGGTGCAGGCCGGAACATTCCGTGCCGAAGCCGTCGCAGCAGGCACCGCGACCGTCGAAGACTTCACTCCCCAACTCGAAGCCAGCCAGATTCGCAACAAACCCGGCGAGCCCTTCCGCGAGGCTGCACAGACAGTCGATCTCAGCGCCGCACCACTGATCGTCTCCGTCGGACGCGGCATCGGCGAGCAGGAGAACATCAGCATCGTCGAAGAGTTAGCAACCGCACTAGGAGCAGAACTGGCCGCGTCGCGTCCCATCTGCGACAACGGCTGGCTACCAATGGAGCGGCAGGTCGGCAGCTCCGGGCAAACCGTCTCGCCCAAGCTGTATCTTGCGATCGGCATCTCGGGTGCGATTCAGCACCTCGTCGGGATGAAGGGCTCAAAGACAGTGATTGCCATCAACAAGGACGAGAACGCACCCATCTTCGAGGTTGCGGACTACGGCGTTGTCGGCGACCTCTTCGAAATCGTTCCAGCTCTTACCAAAGCGGTGCTAGCGGCAAAAAAATAG
- the moaA gene encoding GTP 3',8-cyclase MoaA yields MGRLRDKFGRAITDLRVSVTDRCNYKCVYCRTGNEGAQYTELAIADYLRMVRRFVALGVEKIRLTGGEPLLRHGLVEMVSELAQMRTAYMPDGTHTAVGHPLDIALTTNGHLLEGLAKPLKDAGLNRITVSMDAVDAETFAAITRVPRSFDRVMAGIRQAKAIGLGPVKVNCVLLRGFNDNQIEQFAEFSRREGVIVRFIEFMPLEEDRSWKPETVVPMDEVVARLNAYRPLVELAPNAASETAKRFTFDDGLGEIGIIAPVSRPFCGHCSRVRLTSDGKIRTCLFSQSDHDLYGEMVRGGTDEELDAYIRKVVMRKEERHHIGEPDFEKPSRNMVHIGG; encoded by the coding sequence ATGGGCAGACTGCGGGACAAGTTCGGCCGCGCCATCACTGATCTTCGTGTCTCTGTAACCGATCGCTGCAACTACAAATGCGTCTACTGCCGCACCGGCAACGAAGGCGCGCAATACACTGAACTTGCCATTGCGGATTACCTGCGCATGGTGCGCCGCTTCGTCGCTCTTGGTGTGGAGAAGATTCGTCTGACCGGTGGAGAGCCGCTTCTGCGGCATGGCCTGGTAGAGATGGTCAGCGAGCTGGCACAGATGCGCACGGCCTATATGCCAGATGGAACGCATACCGCTGTCGGCCATCCACTCGATATCGCGCTGACCACAAATGGACACCTGCTCGAAGGCCTGGCCAAGCCTCTGAAAGATGCCGGACTCAATCGCATCACCGTCAGCATGGATGCCGTGGATGCCGAAACATTTGCTGCCATCACCCGCGTTCCTCGCAGCTTCGACCGCGTGATGGCGGGGATACGACAGGCGAAGGCTATCGGCCTGGGGCCCGTGAAGGTGAACTGTGTTCTGTTGCGTGGATTCAACGACAACCAGATCGAGCAGTTCGCTGAGTTCTCCCGCCGCGAAGGCGTCATCGTGCGGTTTATCGAGTTCATGCCGCTTGAGGAAGACCGTAGCTGGAAGCCGGAGACGGTGGTTCCCATGGACGAGGTGGTGGCACGGCTGAATGCGTACCGCCCGCTGGTGGAGCTTGCTCCGAACGCCGCAAGTGAGACTGCAAAACGGTTTACGTTCGACGATGGGCTGGGTGAGATTGGAATCATCGCACCGGTGTCGCGGCCATTCTGCGGCCACTGTAGCCGAGTTCGGCTTACGTCAGACGGAAAGATACGAACCTGCCTGTTTTCGCAGAGCGATCATGACCTTTATGGAGAAATGGTACGAGGTGGAACCGATGAGGAACTCGATGCGTATATTCGCAAGGTAGTGATGCGGAAAGAAGAGCGTCATCACATTGGCGAACCTGATTTTGAGAAACCCTC